The Pedococcus dokdonensis region GGAAGGGAGGCCACATGGCCAAGGCTGACAAGGCTGCCGCCATCGCCGAGCTGTCGGACAAGTTCCGCACCTCCGGCGCGGCCGTGCTGACCGAGTACCGCGGGCTGTCGGTGAAGCAGATCACCGACCTCCGCAACTCGCTGCGCGGGAACGCCACCTTCGCCGTCGTGAAGAACACGCTCACCGAGCTCGCTGCGAAGGACGCCGGCGTCACGGCGTTCGACGGCCAGCTCGTCGGCCCGTCCGCCATCGCGTTCGTCGATGGTGACCCGGTCGAGGCCGCCAAGGGCCTGCGTGACTTCGCCAAGGCGAACCCCCTCCTCGTGATCAAGGGCGGCGTCCTCGACGGCAAGGCCCTGACTCCCGCGGAGATCACGAAGCTCGCGGACCTCGAGTCCCGCGAGGTTCTCCTGGCCAAGCTGGCCGGTGCCATGCAGGCGTCGCTCAGCCAGGCTGTCTACCTCTTCGCCGCACCGCTGTCGCAGACCGCTCGGGTCGTCGACGCGCTGCGCGCCAAGGTCGAGGCCGAGGGCCCGGTGGCTGCTGCCGCCGCTCCCGCCGCCGAGGCCGAGGTCGCCGAGGCTCCGGCCGAGGCAGCTGCCGAGGAGACCCCCGCCGAGGCCCCCGCGGCCGAGGCAACCGCAGACGTCGCCGAGGGTGGCGACGAGAGCTGACTCCGCCGGGGCAACCCGCGCTGAGCCCGCTCGCACACCAAACCGCCACTCACGGCATACGAAGAAATAGAAAGGACGCCCATCATGGCGAAGCTCTCCACCGACGAGCTCCTTGAGGCTTTCAAGGAAATGACCCTCATCGAGCTCTCCGAGTTCGTGAAGCAGTTCGAGGACACCTTCAACGTCACCGCTGCCGCCCCCGTGGCCGTGGCCGGTGCCGCCCCCGCCGCTGGCGGCGGCGACGCTGGTGCTGCCGAGGAGCAGGACGAGTTCGACGTCATCCTCGAGGCTGCTGGTGACAAGAAGATCCAGGTCATCAAGGAGGTCCGCGCGCTGACCTCCCTCGGCCTGAAGGAGGCCAAGGACCTCGTCGACGGCGCCCCCAAGCCTGTCCTCGAGAAGGTCGACAAGGCTGCGGCCGACAAGGCCAAGGAGGCCCTCGAGGGCGCCGGGGCCACCGTCACCCTCAAGTGATCTGAGCTCCCCTCGGGGAGCACCAGCACACTGCTGCGAAGCGGGTCCGACCACACGGTCGGGCCCGCTTCCGCTGTACCCGGCCGTAACTTCCTCGCACGCACCTCGTTGAGCCTTCCGAACCGGGGCCTGCCACCAGTGGTGGGCGTGGACATCACGACGAGGTGAGCTGTGGGCGTTGAGATCAAGGTCGAGGGACTGACGAAGCGGTTCGGGTCGCAGGTGATCTGGAACGACGTCACCCTGACCCTCCCCGCAGGCGAGATCTCGGTCATGCTCGGGCCCTCCGGCACCGGCAAGTCGGTCTTCCTCAAGACGCTGGTCGGGCTGCTGAAGCCGGACGCCGGCTCGATCTGGATCGAGGGCAGTGACCTGACCCGGCTGCGCGAGAACGACCTCTACGAGATCCGCAAGCTGTTCGGGGTGCTGTTCCAGGACGGCGCGCTGTTCGGCTCGATGAACCTCTACGACAACGTCGCCTTCCCGCTGCGCGAGCACACCCGCAAGAGCGAGTCCGAGGTGCGCTCGATCGTCATGGAGAAGATGGACCTGGTCGGCCTCACCGGGGCCGAGTCCAAGCTGCCCGGCGAGATCTCCGGTGGCATGCGCAAGCGCGCCGGCCTGGCGCGGGCCCTCGTGCTCGACCCCGAGATCCTGCTCATCGACGAGCCCGACTCCGGCCTCGACCCGGTGCGCACGTCCTACATCAACCAGCTCTTCATCGACCTCAACGCGCAGATCGACGCGACCTTCCTCATCGTCACGCACGACATCAACTCGACGCGCACGGTGCCGGACAACATCGGGTTGCTCTACCACAAGCACCTCGCGATGTTCGGGCCGCGCGAGATGCTGCTGAGTTCGGAGGAGCCGGTCGTGCGCCAGTTCCTCAACGCCCAGACGATCGGCCCGATCGGGATGTCCGAGGAGAAGGACGCCGACGAGCTCGCGGCCGAGGCGAAGTCCGGGCAGGAGCTGCCGCCCCTGCCGCCGATCCCGCTGCAGCTCGGCACCAGCGACGGCACTCCCCGACGTGGCGAGCGCCCGGCCGGCCAGTGGTGCCGCGACAACGGCGTCACCCCGCCGCCGGGGTCGTTCCAGTCGCAGAACGCGGGTGTCCCGGGCGTCCGCCCGACCGAGTCGGCCGAACCGACGGCGGTGCCGTCATGAGCAACCCGGCCATCGGAGCCCTGCGCCAGAGCGGCTCGCTCTTCGCCCTCGTCCTGGACGTCATCCGGGCGCTGCCGAAGCGACCGTTCCAGACCAAGGAGTTCATCCAGCAGTGCTGGTTCATCGCCTCGGTCACGATCGTCCCGACCGCGCTGGTGTCCATCCCGTTCGGTGCGGTGATCGCGCTCCAGCTCGGCACGCTGACCCGCCAGCTCGGCGCGCAGTCGTTCACCGGTGCGGCGTCGGTGCTCGCCGTGATCCGCGAGGCCAGCCCCATCGTCACCGCGCTGCTCATCGCCGGGGCCGGCGGCTCGGCCATCTGTGCCGACCTCGGCTCGCGCAAGATCCGCGAGGAGATCGACGCGATGGAGGTGCTCGGCATCAGCCCGATCCAGCGCCTCGTGGTGCCGCGCGTGCTCGCGGCGATGCTCGTGGCGCTGCTGCTCAACGGCCTGGTCTCGGTCGTCGGTGTCGCCGGTGGCTACTTCTTCAACGTGATCATCCAGGGCGGCACCCCGGGGGCCTACATCGCGTCGTTCACCGCCCTGGCCCAGCTGGCCGACCTGTGGACCAGTGAGATCAAGGCGGTCATCTTCGGCTTCATCGCCGCCGTGGTCGCGTCCTACAAGGGGCTGACGGCTGGTGGCGGCCCCAAGGGCGTCGGCGACGCGGTCAACCAGAGCGTCGTCATCACCTTCATGTTCCTGTTCGTCGTGAACTTCGTGGCGAGCGCCGTCTACTTCCAAGTCGTCCCCCAGAAGATCTGAAGGAGGTGCACACCCCATGAGCAAGGTCCTCGACCTCGCCGGTCGACCGGCCCAGGCCCTCGACAGCCTCGGCGAGCAGCTGCGGTTCTACGTCCGCTCGCTGGCCTGGAGCCCGCGCACCCTGCGCCGCTACAAGAAGGAGGTGATGCGCCTCCTCGCCGAGGTGTCCCTCGGTTCCGGTGCCCTCTCTGTCATCGGTGGCACCGTCGGCGTGATCGCCTTCCTCGCGTTCTTCACCGGCAGCCAGGTGGGTCTGCAGGGCTACTCGTCCCTCAACCAGCTCGGCACCGGCGCCTTCACCGGCTTCGTCTCGGCCTACCTCAACACCCGTGAGATCGCGCCGCTGGTCGCCGGGCTGGCGCTCGCGGCGACGGTGGGCTGTGGCTTCACCGCCCAGCTCGGCGCGATGCGGATCTCCGAGGAGGTCGACGCGCTGGAGGTGATGGGGGTGCCGTCGCTGCCGTTCCTGGTGACGACGCGCATGATCGCCGGCTTCGTGGCGGTCGTGCCGCTCTACGTCCTCGGGCTGCTCTCGTCCTACGGCGCGACCAGGTTCATCGTGGTGCACTACTTCGGGCAGTCGGCCGGCACCTACGACCACTACTTCCACCTGTTCCTGCCGCCGATCGACGTCCTCTACTCGTTCCTCAAGGTGATGGTCTTCGCGGTCGTCATCATCCTGATCCACTGCTACTACGGCTACAACGCCAGCGGTGGCCCGGCGGGTGTCGGTGTCGCGGTGGGGAAGGCGGTCCGCACCTCCATCGTCGCGATCAACATCGTCGACTTCTTCTTCTCGCTCGCGGTGTGGGGCGCGACGACGACCGTGCGGATCGCGGGTTGAGCCATGGCTGAGTCCTCCACCGGAACCATGTCGCGCCTGGGCAACCGGGCCTACGGCGTGGGCTTCATCCTCGTCGTGGCCCTTCTCGTGGGGCTGTCGATCGCCTCGTTCCAGAAGCGGTTCACCTCCGTGGTCATGGTCAACCTGCTGACCGACCGGATCGGGTCGCAGCTGCAGACCTCGTCCGACGTGAAGCTCCGCGGCCTGATCGTCGGTGAGGTGCGCAGCATCGAGACGACCGGTGACGGCGCCCGGCTGCAGCTCGCGCTCAAGCCCGAGATGGTCGACCTGATCCCCGCCGACGTCTCCGCGCGACTGCTGCCGAAGACCCTGTTCGGAGAGCGGTTCGTCGACCTGGTGACCCCGGCGGGTGCTCCCGCCAAGCACATCGAGGCGGGCGACACGATCGGGCAGGACCGCACGACGGTCGCGATCGAGCTGGAGAAGGTCTTCGACGACCTGCTCCCGCTGCTGCGCACCGTCCAGCCCGAGAAGCTGTCCGCCACCCTCAACGCGCTCGCCAGCGCCCTTGAGGGGCGCGGCACGCGGCTGGGCGAGAACCTCGTCCTCGTCGACAGCTACTTCAAGGAGATCAACCCCAAGCTTCCGACGATCAAGGCCGACATCAGCGGTCTGGCCGACCTCGCGAGCACGTATGCCGTGGCGGCGCCAGACCTCGTCCGCGCCGCCAAGGCGCTGGTCACCACCTCCACCACCATCGTGGAGAAGAAGGACGCCCTGTCGGGCTTCCTCGTCGGCACCGCGGGCTTCGCCAACACCACCGCCGACTTCCTGGACGCCAACGGCGACCGCATCATCCGCGTCGGAGCCGTGCAGCGCCCGACCGTCGAGGTGCTGGCGAAGTACTCGCCGCAGTACCCGTGCATCGCGACCGCGATGGTCAACTGGATCCCGCGGATCGACGAGGCCTGGCGCGACAAGAAGTTCCACATCACGGTGGAGATCACCAAGCAGCGGTCCGGCTACAAGCCGGGCGAGGAGCCGCGGTGGGGCGAGCGTCGCGGTCCGAGCTGCCAGGGCCTGCCCGGGCGTTACGGCACCCAGGAGAACCCCTGGACCGGCAACCACTTCGACGACGGCGCGAACCACTCCGGCTCGAGCGCGGGCAGCGCCCTGCCGTCGATGTTCTCGGGCCCCTCGGGCCAGTCCATCGTCGGGGCCGACTCCGGCCTGGCGGGCACCGAAGGTGAGCAGGACGTCGTCGCGGCGCTGCTGTCCTCGAGCGGGCAGCGGTCGGCGATCACGACGCTCCTGGCCGGTCCGATGCTGCGTGGAACGGTGGTGAACCAACAATGAGCACCCGTTCCAGCCTGGCCAAGTTCATCGTCTTCGTGGTGGCCACGTTGCTCGCCACCGGGACCCTCGCGGCCACGATCGCGAACACCCAGTTCGGCGACAAGGCCACCTACCACGCCGTGTTCCAGGACGTCACCGGTCTCGCCGCCGGACAGGAGGTCCGCATCGCCGGTGTCCGTGTGGGTGAGGTGAAGTCGATCGCGGTGGCGGCCGACCGCGTGCACGCCACCGTCGAGTTCAACGTGCTGAAGACCAGCGTCCTGACCCAGGGCACCAAGGCGACGATCAAGTACCGCAACCTCGTGGGCGAGCGCTACGTCGCCCTGACCCAGGAGGTCGGGGGAGCGGCGCCGCTCAAGGACGGCGCGACCCTGGGTCTCGACCACACGCAGTCGGCGCTCGACCTCACGGTGCTCTTCAACGGGTTCAAGCCGCTGTTCGCCGCGTTGTCGCCCAAGGACGTCAACGAGCTGTCGAGCAACATCATCAGCGTCCTGCAGGGCGAGGGGGGCAACATCAACTCCCTGCTGTCCAAGACCGCGTCGCTCACCTCCACCCTCGCCGACCGGGACGAGGTCATCGGCCGCACCATCGCCAACCTCAACACCGTGCTCGGCACGGTGGACGAGCACGACGCCGCCCTCAAGGAGCTGATCGACCAGCTGCAGCGGTTCGTCTCCGGGCTCGCCGCCGACCGCAAGACCATCGGCGCCTCGCTGACCAACATCAACAGCCTCACCGCGGAGACGGCCGACCTGCTCAAGGTGACCCGCCCGTCGATCAAGGCCGACATCGCCCACCTGCACGACCTGTCGACCAACCTCAACAAGCCGTCGAACACCGCGACCTTCGAGAAGTTCCTCTCGACCTCGCCGGGCAAGATCAACACGATCACCCGCACCGCCACCTACGGCTCCTGGTTCAACTTCTACATGTGCGACTTCAAGGGCACGATCGTCGTCCCGGCCGCCGTCAAGGGCGCTCCGGCCATCAAGATCCCGGTGAGCAAGCCGGCCGGCCTGTCCGCCGCGAGGTGCTCATGACCATCCCGTTCCGCGAGCGCAACCCCGTCCCGATCGGGGCCGCCGGCCTGCTGGCCATCGGCCTGGTGCTGTTCCTCGCGTTCAACATCCAGACCATCCCGTTCCTCGGGGGCGGTGACCACTACAGCGCGGCCTTCAGCGAGGCCGGTGGCCTGATCGAGGGTGACGACGTCCGCATCGCGGGGGTGAAGGTCGGCAAGGTCGAGAAGGTCGACCTCGCGGGCGACCACGTCGTCGTCGGCTTCAAGGTCACCGAGCCGGTGGCGTTCGGCACCCGCACCGGTGCGAGCGTGCGGATGAAGACCCTGCTCGGGGCGAAGTACCTCGCCCTCGAGCCGGGTGGCGGTGGCCAGCTCAAGGAGGACAGCGAGATCCCGCTGGACCGGACCGTCTCGTCCTACGACATCGTGAACGCCTTCACCGACCTCGCGACCACCTCGGAGCGGATCGACACCGACCAGCTGGCGAAGTCGCTGACCACCCTGGCCACCGAGTTCAAGGACAGCCCGCCCGACGTGAAGGCTGCCCTCGACGGGCTGAGCCGGCTCTCGAACACGATCGCCTCCCGCGACGACGAGCTCCGTCGGCTGCTGGCTTCCGCGAACTCCGTCAGCGGCACCGTGGCCCAGCGCAACAAGGCAGTGGAGTCGATCATCAAGAACGCCGACCTGCTGATGGTGGAGCTGAACGCCCGGCGCGACGCCATCCACACGCTCTTCACCAACACCTCGGCGATGGCCCAGCAGATCACCGGTCTGGTGCGCGACAACCGCACCGAGCTCAAGCCCGCGCTCGACCAGCTGACCAAGGTGCTTGCCGTGCTGCAGAAGCACGAGAAGGACCTCGGCGACACGATCCAGGCGATGGGTCCCTTCACCCGGCTGTTCGCCAACGTGCTGGGCAACGGCCGCTGGTTCGACACCTACATCGCGAACCTCACCACCCCCGTCTCCGCGGGAGGCAACTGATGATGCGCCTGCCCACCGTGCCCCGCGTCGGCCTCATCCCGAGGCTCGTCGCCGCCCTCGTCGTGGTCGCGCTGGCCGCCGGCGCGTACGCCTTCTGGCCGCGCCAGGACGACCTCCACGTGACCGGGGAGTTCACCCGCGCGGTCGGCCTCTTCCCGGGTTCGGACGTCCGCATCCTCGGCGTCGCCGTCGGCAAGGTCACCGAGGTCACCCCCAAGGGCGACAAGGTCGAGGTGAAGTTCCAGTTCGACCGCAAGTACAAGGTGCCCGCGGACGCGAAGGCGGCCGTGGTGGCCCCCTCGCTGGTGAGCGACCGCTACGTGCAGCTGCTGCCGGCCTACACCTCGGGTCCGGTCATGAAGGACGACGCGCAGATCGGGCTGGACCGCACCGCGGTCCCGGTGGAGCTGGACCGGATCTCCTCGAGCCTCGACGACCTGCTGGTCGCCCTCGGCCCCAACGGCGCCAACAAGGACGGTGCCTTCGCGGACGTGCTCGACACCGGCGCCAAGAACCTCGACGGGCAGGGCCAGAAGCTGCACGACACCAACCGCGACCTGTCCAAGGCACTGGAGACGCTGTCGGGCGGTCGCAACGACCTGTTCGGGACGGTGAAGAACCTGCAGGCCTTCACGACCATGCTGGCCACCAACGACGACCAGGTGCGGCGGCTGAACACCGACCTCGCCAACGTGTCGGTGCAGCTGGACGGCGAGCGCGACGACCTGGCGGCCGCGCTGAAGAACCTGGCCGTCGCGCTCAGCGAGGTCAGCTCCTTCGTGCACGACAACCGCGCGGGCCTCACGACGAACCTGAAGCAGCTGGCCGACGTGACCGGCACGATCGCGAAGCAGCGCGACGCCCTGGCGGAGACGCTGACCAACGCCCCCGTGGCCGTGAGCAACCTGCAGAACGCCTACAACCCCCAGACCGGCACCCTCGACACCCGCGCCAACGTCAACGAGAACCTCAAGCTCCAGAACCTGCTGTGCAGCCTGATCACCGAGGGCGGTCAGTCGGCCTCGCTGTGCAAGACCGTCAACGGCGTGCTCAAGCCGGTCGAGGACCTGCTCGACACGCTCGACGGGCTGGGCGTGAAGCTGCCCCTCGACCTGCTGTCGGCGCTGCCGCAGTCCCAGAGCGGCGGCGCGACGTCCGGCCCGTCGGCGACCGGCAGCACGGTCCGGATGCGTGGCGCCGACCCGACCCTGGGTGGCCTCCTGGGAGGCACCCGATGAGGAACCCGATGAGCCACCAGCCGACCACCACCCGGACCAGCGGGACCACCACCGGTATGGCGCGTGGCCGGCGGCTGCTCTCCGGCGCGGTCGTGGCCGCCACCGTCCTCGGTGTGTCCGGGTGCCAGGGCGCCTTCGACCTGCCGCTCCCGGGCGGTGCCGCCAACCGCGGCGACATCTTCCGGGTCACCGCGGAGTTCGCCGACGTGCTCGACCTGGTGCCGCAGTCGTCGGTCAAGGTCGACCAGGTCACCGTCGGCTCGGTCGAGAAGATCGAGCTCAACGGCTGGACCGCCCGGGTGACCCTGCGCCTCCCGAAGGACGTGGACCTGCCGGACAACGCCGTCGCCGAGCTCAAGCAGACCTCCCTGCTGGGTGAGAAGTACGTCCAGCTGTCGCCGCCTACGACGGGCGCGCCCGAGGGGCACCTGGGGGAGGGGGACAACATCCCGTTGGCGCGCACCGGCCGCAACCCCGAGGTCGAGGAGGTCCTCAGCGCGATGTCGCTGCTGCTCAACGGCGGCGGGGTGGCCCAGCTCAAGGTGATCGAGACCGAGCTCAACAACGCCATGCGCGGCAACCAGGCGCAGATCAAGGACGTCATCAAGCAGCTCGACACGTTCGTCGGGGGGCTCGACCAGCAGAAGTCGGAGATCGTCCGCGCGATCGACAACATCGACAAGCTCTCGGCCAGGCTGGCCGCCCAGAAGGACGACATCGCCGCCGCGCTCGAAGCCCTGCCCAAGGGCCTGAAGGTGCTCGCCGACCAGCGCCAGCAGCTGGTGCAGATGCTCCAGGCGCTGAGCCGTCTCGGCGCCGTCGGCACCCAGGTGATCCAGCAGAGCAAGGCCGACACGGCCGCCAACCTCAAGGCGCTGGCGCCGATCCTGGCGCAGCTGACCAAGGCCGGCGACGACCTGCCGAAGTCGCTCCAGCTGCTGCTGACCTACCCGTTCTCCGACGCGACGACCGGGGCGATGCGGGGCGACTTCACCAACATGTCGGCCGACCTCGACCTCAACCTCAGCAACCTCGCGGGCAACCTGGGCATCCCGACCACCCCGCCCGGTGGCGGTGGCCTCCCGACCACCCCGCCCAGCCTCCCGACCCTGCCCATCCCCAGCGTGACCATCCCGCCGCTGCCGGGCGCTCCCACCCCGACCGGCACCCAGCCGCCGTGCACCATCCCGCTCCTCTGCCCCGGAGGTGGGTCGTGATCCGCCGGTCCGTGCAGGTGCAGCTGTTCGCCTTCCTGCTCCTCACGTTGTTCACCGTCTCGATCCTGTCGGCGCGCTACGTCGGCCTCTACGACCGGGTGGCCGGCGGGCAGTACCACGTGACGGCCGACTTCGAGCAGTCCGGCGGCATCTTCGTCGGCTCCGAGGTCTCCTACCGCGGCGTCACCGTCGGCACGGTCGACGACCTGCGGCTGTCCAAGGACGGCGTGGTCGTCGACGCGAAGATCAAGCGCGGCGTGCGGATCCCCAAGGACACCAAGGTCGTCGTCGAGAACCGCTCCGCCGTCGGCGAGCAGTACCTCGACTTCCAGCCGCGCAGCGACCGGGGCCCCGTGCTCGCCGACGGCGACGCGATCCCACGCAAGGACACGGCATACCCCCTACGGGTCGACACGCTCCTCCTGGACCTCGACCAGACCGTCAACTCGGTCGACAAGCAGGACCTGTCGACCGTGGTCGACGAGCTCGGCAAGGGCTTCGCCGACGGCGGCGAGGACCTCCAGCGGCTGATCGACAGCGGTGACCGGCTCACCCGGTCGGCGACCGAGGCGCTGCCGGAGACGAAGAAGCTGATCGACGACGGCCGGATCGTGCTCGACACGCAGCGCGACTCCTCCGGCGACATCAAGGTGTTCGCGAAGAACTTCGCCGACCTGTCCGAGACCCTCAAGGGCTCGGACGGCGACCTGCGGCTCATCCTCGACCGGGGCGCCGTCGCCTCCAAGGAGCTGGACACCCTCGTCAAGGACAACCGGGGCAACCTCGCCGCGCTGTTGGCCAACCTGATCACCATCGGCCAGGTCACCACCGCTCGCGTGGACGGCATCCAGCAGCTGCTCGTCACCTACCCCGACGTGGTCGCCGGTGGCTACACCGTGGTGCCCGGCGACGGGTCGGCGCACTTCGGGCTGGCGCTGGCCCAGGACCCCCCGGTCTGCACGCAGGGCTACGGCGGCACGAAGAAGAAGAGCACCCGCGACCTCAGCAACACCAAGGCCAACACCTCGGCCAGGTGCACCGCCCCCCGCGGCTCGGGCACCAGCGTCCGCGGCGCGCAGAACGCCCCCGGGCCCTCGTCGAGCACGAACTCCACCGTTCCGTTCGCTTTCGGCGACCAACCCGTATCCCCGGGCATGGCTGCGTCGTTGGGCATGTCGACGCCACAGGTTTCGGTTCCTGTTCCTCCCGCCGGGGGTGAGAGCAGCGAGGCCTCGTGGTTGTGGATCATGAAGGAGGCTGCTCGATGAGCTCGATCACCGCCCCTGCCGGCGCCGTCCGCGCCAGGGCCCTGACCGTCACCCCACGCCTCGTGTGGGCCGTGGTGGCCGTGGCCCTCGTCGCGAGCCTCGCGCTGGCGGCCACCCGTGGCCGCGACTGGTATGCCGCGCGGCAGACCGAGGCGGCCAACGCGTCGGCCGTGGCCGCCGCCAGGCAGCTGGCCATCAACTTCGTCACCGTCGACTACGCAAAGGTCGACGCGGACGTGGCCCGCGTGAAGGCGGGTGCGACGGGCGAGTTCCTCAAGAGCTACTCGGCCTCGACGGCCGACCTGACCAAGGTGCTGGTGGCCAACAAGACCGTCTCGACGGTCCAACGCACCGAGGCCTCGCTGGTCTCCGGTGACCGCGACTCGGCCGTGGCCCTCGTCGGGGTGGTCGCGCCGACCAGGAACACCGCCGTGCCGAACGGCGAGACCAAGACCTACCGGATGCGGCTCGACCTGCGCCTGGTGGGCGACGCATGGAAGGTGGAGAACCTTGAGTTCGTCGGTTGAGACCAGGCCCAGGTCCCGTCCCAAGGTGGCGGGGGAGCGGTCGCGCGTCCGCACCCCCGAGGGACACCGTCGCGAGTCGAGCACCGAGGCGCACCTGCAGCGCGCCGTCGCCGAGCTCGAGGTGGCCGAGCCGACGGCCCCGAGGAAGCTGCGGCTGACGAGGCCGAGGCGACCCGAGGCCGGCACCGCGACCTTCGCGGCCGTGGACGCGGTCGAGGCTGGCGAGACGCAGGCGGTCACGGCGACCGTCGGTCGTCGGCGATGGGCCGCGCCGCTGATCGCGCTCGTGGTGGCGCTGGCCCTGCTCGCGGTCGTCGTGGGGGTCAGCCTGCGCGACCCGGGCGCCCAGGCCCGCACCGACCGGGCTGCGGCCAGCCAGGCCCGCACCTCGATCGAGCAGCTGCTCAGCTACAACTACAAGACCATCGACGCCCAGGCGGCCCAGGTGGAGGGCCTGCTGACAGGGTCGTTCAAGGGTGAGTTCAGCGCGGCGATGGCCAAGGACATCAAGCCGCTCGCGGTGCAGAACCAGACCGTCGTGCAGGCCAAGGTCTCCGACCTCGGGGTGATGAGCTCCTCGGACCGCACGGTCAAGGTGCTCGCCTTCGTCAACCAGGCCCGTGTCGGCACCGACCAGAAGGAGCCGGTGGTCGACCAGAACCGCGTCATCGCGACCCTGACGAAGGTCGGCGACCGGTGGTTGATCAGCAAGCTGGAGGCCTTCTAGGAGGCCGCGACACCCCCGCTGACCTGCGACGACCCACCCCGATCGGGGTGGGTCGTGGTCGTCCGTTCGGCGACCCGCGCCGCGATTGTCTTGACGTGGGGGGATTGGCACGTCATCCTCGACTGCGTCGGATCGGCCCGTGGCGCTCTGCCCGGGCCCGACCCCCGTCGACGGTGTGGCGTGAGCCCGCTGGACACGGTTGGACGAGGCTGCCCTCTTTCGTGTATGCTCATCCTTTGCGCTGCCCTCTTTCCTGACCTCGCCTCAGACCCCAGCCCTTCGTGCCCTGCGGCACGGATTCGTGGCCTTGGTCCTCCGCGTGGTCGGAGCCGGCGGTCGGCGCTGCACCGGTTTCGAACCATCAGTATTGAACAAGGCCCGTGGAAGGACCCCTCCTTGGCTGCCTCGCGCAACGCGACTCAGACTG contains the following coding sequences:
- a CDS encoding ABC transporter ATP-binding protein; this translates as MGVEIKVEGLTKRFGSQVIWNDVTLTLPAGEISVMLGPSGTGKSVFLKTLVGLLKPDAGSIWIEGSDLTRLRENDLYEIRKLFGVLFQDGALFGSMNLYDNVAFPLREHTRKSESEVRSIVMEKMDLVGLTGAESKLPGEISGGMRKRAGLARALVLDPEILLIDEPDSGLDPVRTSYINQLFIDLNAQIDATFLIVTHDINSTRTVPDNIGLLYHKHLAMFGPREMLLSSEEPVVRQFLNAQTIGPIGMSEEKDADELAAEAKSGQELPPLPPIPLQLGTSDGTPRRGERPAGQWCRDNGVTPPPGSFQSQNAGVPGVRPTESAEPTAVPS
- a CDS encoding MCE family protein, which codes for MSTRSSLAKFIVFVVATLLATGTLAATIANTQFGDKATYHAVFQDVTGLAAGQEVRIAGVRVGEVKSIAVAADRVHATVEFNVLKTSVLTQGTKATIKYRNLVGERYVALTQEVGGAAPLKDGATLGLDHTQSALDLTVLFNGFKPLFAALSPKDVNELSSNIISVLQGEGGNINSLLSKTASLTSTLADRDEVIGRTIANLNTVLGTVDEHDAALKELIDQLQRFVSGLAADRKTIGASLTNINSLTAETADLLKVTRPSIKADIAHLHDLSTNLNKPSNTATFEKFLSTSPGKINTITRTATYGSWFNFYMCDFKGTIVVPAAVKGAPAIKIPVSKPAGLSAARCS
- the rplJ gene encoding 50S ribosomal protein L10; this encodes MAKADKAAAIAELSDKFRTSGAAVLTEYRGLSVKQITDLRNSLRGNATFAVVKNTLTELAAKDAGVTAFDGQLVGPSAIAFVDGDPVEAAKGLRDFAKANPLLVIKGGVLDGKALTPAEITKLADLESREVLLAKLAGAMQASLSQAVYLFAAPLSQTARVVDALRAKVEAEGPVAAAAAPAAEAEVAEAPAEAAAEETPAEAPAAEATADVAEGGDES
- a CDS encoding MlaE family ABC transporter permease, coding for MSKVLDLAGRPAQALDSLGEQLRFYVRSLAWSPRTLRRYKKEVMRLLAEVSLGSGALSVIGGTVGVIAFLAFFTGSQVGLQGYSSLNQLGTGAFTGFVSAYLNTREIAPLVAGLALAATVGCGFTAQLGAMRISEEVDALEVMGVPSLPFLVTTRMIAGFVAVVPLYVLGLLSSYGATRFIVVHYFGQSAGTYDHYFHLFLPPIDVLYSFLKVMVFAVVIILIHCYYGYNASGGPAGVGVAVGKAVRTSIVAINIVDFFFSLAVWGATTTVRIAG
- a CDS encoding MCE family protein; this encodes MAESSTGTMSRLGNRAYGVGFILVVALLVGLSIASFQKRFTSVVMVNLLTDRIGSQLQTSSDVKLRGLIVGEVRSIETTGDGARLQLALKPEMVDLIPADVSARLLPKTLFGERFVDLVTPAGAPAKHIEAGDTIGQDRTTVAIELEKVFDDLLPLLRTVQPEKLSATLNALASALEGRGTRLGENLVLVDSYFKEINPKLPTIKADISGLADLASTYAVAAPDLVRAAKALVTTSTTIVEKKDALSGFLVGTAGFANTTADFLDANGDRIIRVGAVQRPTVEVLAKYSPQYPCIATAMVNWIPRIDEAWRDKKFHITVEITKQRSGYKPGEEPRWGERRGPSCQGLPGRYGTQENPWTGNHFDDGANHSGSSAGSALPSMFSGPSGQSIVGADSGLAGTEGEQDVVAALLSSSGQRSAITTLLAGPMLRGTVVNQQ
- a CDS encoding MCE family protein, with protein sequence MMRLPTVPRVGLIPRLVAALVVVALAAGAYAFWPRQDDLHVTGEFTRAVGLFPGSDVRILGVAVGKVTEVTPKGDKVEVKFQFDRKYKVPADAKAAVVAPSLVSDRYVQLLPAYTSGPVMKDDAQIGLDRTAVPVELDRISSSLDDLLVALGPNGANKDGAFADVLDTGAKNLDGQGQKLHDTNRDLSKALETLSGGRNDLFGTVKNLQAFTTMLATNDDQVRRLNTDLANVSVQLDGERDDLAAALKNLAVALSEVSSFVHDNRAGLTTNLKQLADVTGTIAKQRDALAETLTNAPVAVSNLQNAYNPQTGTLDTRANVNENLKLQNLLCSLITEGGQSASLCKTVNGVLKPVEDLLDTLDGLGVKLPLDLLSALPQSQSGGATSGPSATGSTVRMRGADPTLGGLLGGTR
- a CDS encoding MlaE family ABC transporter permease: MSNPAIGALRQSGSLFALVLDVIRALPKRPFQTKEFIQQCWFIASVTIVPTALVSIPFGAVIALQLGTLTRQLGAQSFTGAASVLAVIREASPIVTALLIAGAGGSAICADLGSRKIREEIDAMEVLGISPIQRLVVPRVLAAMLVALLLNGLVSVVGVAGGYFFNVIIQGGTPGAYIASFTALAQLADLWTSEIKAVIFGFIAAVVASYKGLTAGGGPKGVGDAVNQSVVITFMFLFVVNFVASAVYFQVVPQKI
- a CDS encoding MCE family protein, with amino-acid sequence MTIPFRERNPVPIGAAGLLAIGLVLFLAFNIQTIPFLGGGDHYSAAFSEAGGLIEGDDVRIAGVKVGKVEKVDLAGDHVVVGFKVTEPVAFGTRTGASVRMKTLLGAKYLALEPGGGGQLKEDSEIPLDRTVSSYDIVNAFTDLATTSERIDTDQLAKSLTTLATEFKDSPPDVKAALDGLSRLSNTIASRDDELRRLLASANSVSGTVAQRNKAVESIIKNADLLMVELNARRDAIHTLFTNTSAMAQQITGLVRDNRTELKPALDQLTKVLAVLQKHEKDLGDTIQAMGPFTRLFANVLGNGRWFDTYIANLTTPVSAGGN
- the rplL gene encoding 50S ribosomal protein L7/L12: MAKLSTDELLEAFKEMTLIELSEFVKQFEDTFNVTAAAPVAVAGAAPAAGGGDAGAAEEQDEFDVILEAAGDKKIQVIKEVRALTSLGLKEAKDLVDGAPKPVLEKVDKAAADKAKEALEGAGATVTLK